A window of the Kosakonia radicincitans DSM 16656 genome harbors these coding sequences:
- a CDS encoding bifunctional diguanylate cyclase/phosphodiesterase yields the protein MSLYKQLLIGICLFTLVLLCGNYVITLESSREQYSNQLNSHAQDAATALGVALTGHIDDPAVIELMVDSIFDSGYFYSIRLVDVKSGKTLIERKGTPQSANVPQWFAHLVRLRPGVGDAIVMNGWIQAARVEVVSHQMFSVARLWNNMVASFLWLSLCSLLCILCAMFMLHRSLRPLNNVVEQARSICHREFRKVTDVPKTPELMRVVEASNMMVSQLKALFHEQAERTESLREAAYRDSLTELNNRRAFDIKLQSLLSDEESKEGNLILLRVQDLIGLNQRIGAEKADELLKSIATILRELQKRFLRNEGFLARIRGSEFALLTGEFLPPELENTLSRRLKALNDTGMSDTSPVAYFTHVTFRMGDTPQAVLTQADHALAEAETEKHYAAEPWITATGYSEENHHQWLSKLEKVLNAEKFILYAQPVFSCHDQQRILHYKVLARIKEDNGELTPAGHFMPWIHRFSLSFRMDLVMLKQILREMTNIPYPLALSISGESVANDEKLDAILQLLKNAPNQASSLTLELDENELPHAERVNELVNKLKAVGCHLGIQHFGGRFNLIGNLPQWGLAWIKVDGAYIHLIDTEEDKRIFIEAMYWATRQIDLPLIAERVETSGELAILNKIGLYGAMGRYFGDPGLLSKQ from the coding sequence ATGTCATTGTATAAGCAGCTACTGATCGGCATCTGTCTGTTTACATTGGTTCTTTTATGCGGAAATTACGTGATCACGCTTGAAAGCTCACGTGAGCAATACAGTAATCAGCTGAACTCGCACGCTCAGGATGCCGCGACCGCGCTGGGCGTTGCACTGACCGGCCATATTGACGACCCGGCAGTGATCGAGCTGATGGTAGATTCCATTTTTGACAGCGGTTATTTCTACAGCATTCGCCTGGTCGATGTGAAGAGTGGTAAGACGTTAATTGAGCGAAAAGGCACGCCGCAAAGTGCGAATGTTCCCCAGTGGTTCGCACATCTCGTGAGACTGCGGCCAGGCGTGGGCGATGCCATTGTGATGAATGGCTGGATTCAGGCAGCACGTGTTGAAGTGGTCAGCCATCAGATGTTTTCTGTGGCCCGGTTATGGAACAATATGGTCGCCAGTTTCCTGTGGTTGAGCCTGTGCAGTTTGCTGTGCATCCTGTGCGCGATGTTCATGTTGCACCGCAGCCTGCGCCCCTTGAATAACGTTGTTGAGCAGGCTCGCTCCATCTGCCACCGCGAGTTTCGCAAAGTCACCGATGTACCTAAAACGCCGGAGCTGATGCGCGTTGTCGAAGCCAGCAACATGATGGTTTCGCAACTGAAAGCCCTGTTTCATGAGCAAGCAGAACGCACCGAATCTCTGCGTGAAGCCGCCTATCGCGATAGCCTGACGGAACTCAATAACCGCCGCGCGTTTGATATCAAACTGCAATCACTGCTGAGCGACGAAGAGAGCAAAGAAGGGAACCTTATTTTACTGCGAGTGCAGGATCTTATCGGGTTGAATCAGCGCATCGGCGCAGAAAAAGCCGATGAACTACTGAAATCTATTGCCACTATTTTGCGCGAACTACAGAAACGCTTCCTGCGCAACGAGGGTTTTCTCGCCCGCATTCGCGGCAGTGAATTTGCTCTCCTGACCGGCGAGTTTCTTCCGCCAGAACTGGAAAACACGTTGTCCAGGCGGCTGAAAGCGCTTAACGACACGGGGATGAGCGATACCTCGCCCGTCGCCTATTTCACGCATGTTACGTTTCGCATGGGTGACACGCCACAGGCGGTGCTGACGCAGGCCGATCACGCGCTGGCGGAGGCCGAAACGGAGAAACATTACGCCGCCGAACCGTGGATAACAGCAACGGGATACAGTGAGGAGAACCATCACCAGTGGCTTAGCAAACTCGAAAAAGTATTGAATGCAGAAAAGTTTATCCTTTACGCGCAGCCGGTATTTTCCTGTCACGATCAACAGCGCATTTTGCACTATAAAGTGCTGGCGCGAATAAAAGAGGATAATGGCGAATTAACGCCTGCCGGACATTTCATGCCCTGGATTCATCGGTTTTCACTTAGCTTTCGTATGGATTTAGTCATGCTTAAGCAAATACTGCGTGAAATGACAAATATCCCCTACCCTTTAGCGCTGAGCATCAGCGGTGAAAGCGTAGCGAATGACGAAAAACTGGATGCGATATTACAGCTGTTAAAAAATGCGCCAAATCAGGCCAGTAGCTTAACACTCGAACTGGATGAAAATGAATTGCCCCATGCCGAACGCGTCAATGAACTGGTTAATAAACTTAAAGCCGTGGGTTGCCATCTGGGTATTCAGCATTTTGGCGGTAGATTCAATTTGATAGGTAATTTACCTCAATGGGGGCTGGCCTGGATAAAAGTGGACGGCGCCTATATTCATCTTATTGATACAGAAGAAGACAAGAGAATTTTTATTGAAGCGATGTACTGGGCAACCCGGCAAATTGATCTTCCGCTTATTGCTGAGCGAGTGGAAACATCCGGAGAATTAGCGATACTCAATAAAATAGGTCTCTACGGGGCAATGGGGCGTTACTTCGGCGATCCCGGTTTATTGTCGAAACAATAA